The following DNA comes from Cucumis sativus cultivar 9930 chromosome 7, Cucumber_9930_V3, whole genome shotgun sequence.
TTCTTACACacttataaataaagaagCCTAGATGTATATTGTTTGGTTTATCTTTACCATTTGTGTCCTAAAAGGAGAGCAAGTATGGTGTTTAGGCGCCAAAAGGTTGTTCGCCTTAAATATAAGATGGTCAAGTGATCTACATTGCATCAAGGACTTGCCACATAGCTTAGATAGCCAAGAATACTAAGACTTTCCTTCATCCCTCTTAACACAAGTTAGTTCGCATTCCATCAtctttccatttcatttcCCCCTACAAAATCCTCTGTATAAATAAGTAGATTAGTATAGTTTTATACTATATAGAATTTATACTGCCTGGTTGAGAAGTAATCATTATAACTAAGCTAGAAATTTCATGTGTTCGACTTTGACTTACCCAAAAAACCTCTCGCTTTGCTTACATTTGGGTAAGCGTGATGAAAACTTAAACTAAACGTTAATCATGCATGAAGCAACACATACGTAGGAGATACACTTTTTATCGCATATTCCTAGTCTAGACACTTGTTATAGTCACATTAGTAGAACCTTTCATGATACATATTTACGAATTAATAACGAAACCAAGTTCTAGCACTGgagttaacattttttattgcaTATTCCTACCACTAGAGTTGTTGTCTTTTTATACATATACCTTTCTCTAGAGTGTGTTATTTGGCCTCTACATGTTTTTCATGTAAGATGTTAGAGGTTAAGAGTCAACTGGTGTTGTTGAGAaggaaacaaaatcatttggttTCACGTCGTCTCTTATACCGAGAGGAGGTGGTCTGGAAGGAGGTGTGACACTGAGAGCTGGTGGCCAAGGCATTTTGTGTAGTGAAAACATAACGGCATCGTGGCGTCCAACACTTTGTGTGCCCCTAGTTTTCGTCAATACTTTGAAGTATCACTGTGCCCAAGGGCAGCACCGCGACGCCATGCTATATGCACAAAAATTTGGGCTTTCTACATTTCGACGGTGCATCTAGCATCGTGGAGTCGAGTCTCTAACTTGTCAATCATTGAATTCTTGCACTATTAACATTCTAACCCTCTAATAACACTCGTTTTGCTTGAAATGAACATTAAGGCCAAGAATGATCTGGATTGAGCTCAACACCTATGTACAAACgtaaaataccaaaatggTCCCGATTTAAGCAAAATAAGATAGTGCATTTTCAACGTTATCAATCAGTTTTTGCTTCAccttttttacaataaatgaTTCCACAACGTTAGtgcataattttcaaatgttgaaataaTAAGTTTTACATTTTCCCTTTCACTACAATGATGTCGACCAAATATACCCTCAATTTTCTCGTTCCAAAGCAAATATTCGtgtatttcaaaaaaaaaaaaacaatcgaAACATGTTTTGATTGACATATGACAACTATTCtttgaaaacttttgtttgtgtataaacttaaaaaatcaagATGCTTAGAACACGTAGAAACTTGATAGCTTAATTGATGTACTTGCTTGACCTAGTTGCttgaattgttttaaattttgcacaACTTTTTTGTCCCAATTTCAAAGTCCCAACCATCTCACTtctaaatttccttttttccaattaatttttttcctttcagtTTTCACACTTTTTTCATGCCTTCCATCACTCTTTTTCAACcgtttttgttttgcttttcttaCCGTTTGAAACCAAACCTAAAcgataaataaaaatctctAATAATACTAAATGATATGAAaatcaagaatttgaaaaattaaaaactcaaTTGATGAACTCTTAACATCAAATTCTCAAAtactcaaataaatttaacaacCATCGAAAAATAATGactaatttgattatattttaatctaaagGCCAAGAGATAAAAGAATGAAGGTTTGAACAATCCAAAAGTAACACACTTAAAAACTCTTTACAACCTAAATATTCTTCCAACataagaaaatgacaaaactagtCATActtaaatgttattaaaaacactaaaaaatattatatcaaaataattaaggcaGTTCGTATCAACTTGGAAAAAATTGTCCTAATTTTCCTCTTCCCTACATCTCCAATTTAATCTTGGAAAACGTATATTCGTATGTATATAATTTccactttccttttttttgaacaaatttcCACATGcattcaatttctaaaaatattcacaaattCTTCTCACTTTCCttgtcaaattaattttaatgtgaattcaatttacaaaaatcaccctaaaattcaaatgatagaaattcaatttacctaaactttgaaatttccTTTTATACATGCATCCCTCAATTGTTTGCACTTATTCACAATTTAGTTAAGTAATCAccaatttttgaaattgatctATTTTGGAAGttaatgaaaacaaaacttgGCTCTccaaacaattattattattattattgccaACATTAGAGTCAAATCCTTGTAGTTTGAAAGATATGTtctataatttaaagaaaattaaataatgacaATAAATCTAACTTCGGGATAccataatattttcaaaaaattagaattcaaCCCTATCACTCAAAGTTCAAATTtgggaaatttttaaaaatagtagattcgacaaaatatttacaacctataacaaattctatcactgatactTATTGATGTTTAAAGActatattttaacttattttgctatttttaaaaatactctttaaaattttgataaaaaatgcGACTGAAGCTATTTTATACGTCGGCCAAATACCACACTTAGAATAATTGTTTAGATTAGAAAAAATACCCCTCAACTTTGcattttatgtaaaaaaaatatatatatctttgaacttttaaaagtttcaaaattttcctcaaactaaaagaaaatactctTCCTGTTAGTTTTGGATAGGAAGagttaaagttttatttaaaaaatgcttgtgaactatttgaaaaaattttgaaccgtagaaaatttttgaaagtgcctgaacttaaagaaaaagtttgaaaaataactcTCACGCTTAGCATATGAACTGCAACGTTTAATATCTCGttgcaaaaataattttaaattaaaaatatctctatCATTATTGTATagtgataaatttatttgaacttttcttaagttaaaaaaaatcgatttaaaaacaatttatattGGCTTTGTTGGTaacaatttggttttttgaggtttttttttttagtattaagctataaacattactttcatctccaaatttctttatttcttatttactttttattgaaaatggtCTTAGATTCCTCCTAAAGCAAAGATTCTTTTCTAAGGAACTTGAGCTTCCTAGCGCGTGAGGACTCCCTCTCATTGTGTTGTATCTTTTTGTTGAACAAAATTCTCTTAAATGATTTAGGCTCCCCTTGAGGGAATGAAATTTCCATAGCAGAAGCATGCAAATGTCATGCAATTGGAATTCAATTTGGAAAACACACAAAATACAGATAATACAAAAAGTAGGATTAAATCTCGAACCTATGAGCATGCTTTTCTAAGGAGGAACGGGAAAATACTtacatttgcatatttttcctttttctcgtTATTCTTGAAAATTAGAGAAGTTGAATTCTCCCCTCTATATAGCTTAACCAATTTAAGGATGAGGGAGGAAAAGTAATTTAACAattcttattaattaaaataaaataaagattaattttcataaatatcacAAACCGCCAGTGTAACGAAatgaaaaatctaaataatcgtgtaccaaaaacTGATTTAAGTAGCCAAATTTCAATGATCAAATCTAAGCGATcgtatatcaaatataaacgattgtgtatccaaaagtattgaaaaacaaatcatttatatttgactacccaaatttatagtaaaatctaaatgatcgtgtaccaaataatcttgaaaaaaatagtttagatttgggtaactaaatttaaactatccGTAGGAAAGAATAGTCATTAAACGATTGTTTACCAAGTATATTACACATGTCTCGGtgctaattaaattaatgatgagatatttttaatatttcacatTGTTGACCTATGTGTTTTacttgtttttgaaattattatgtgtaaatattttactgttttgttatattttttaaaagatttctaaaattaatataaatttaaaccatattatagtttaattctCTCGTATGATTTATAGTTCTAATATGaattagatttatattaattttaacctacattttatttatgaatcttattcattttattattattatttgaatcatatttaaattctaatttctctcctaaaaactttatattataatgtatcaaatacattataGTAATGATATcatattcaatttattttatttaatcaatttgaacaattcaaattaaaccaaaataaatttgattttcattaataatatcGAGGTAATAAGGGGATCTTATGAACCTACAAATTGAGGCTCCAATGATAcgagattaattaattaaactctttaattaaattaatcatcaTTCATTAACTATTAGTCATTATACTCGGTTAAAGATTAATggttacacttttttttttattgtagatatatttctatgtccattaaatataactaatCGACAATGTAATAACTCTTCACAAATTACCGTCGTGTCACCAAAATAAGATATCCAACTTTGTCCATCTACTACAGTTCGTTAAGGCTATCATTTATACATGATCCACTTGTATGTCTTCACATGCATGTTTAGGTTACATAAGATAACTttggatgttagtttattcgTTTTGTAAGTTGATGCaattaaatgtcaaataaaataaaacactttattttatttattttattagataaataaaatgtttgtacaatataattataaactaCAAGACCACGAGATTTAGACCATCAACTCTAACACCTCTAAGCTTAGTGAATCCCTTCTCAATGAATCACAATATGCAATAGTAAGAAGAATAGAGTATATCTCCAACACGTGTAACAATCTCTTCTTCTAACACAAGCtaaaacaactaaaataagATAACTTGCTCTTAAGATTAACTAAATAATCGACTCTAACTAAAGGacaaagtgttttttttaaatatgcacGACAAAATCATAACGAGAAAACCTTTCCAGAGCAACCAAGCACTTAATAAAGGAAGATGAGatagaagaaacaaaaatgcaaaatgcgaaatcaatatttatgtaGACAACAATGCAATGCAATGACATTTCTGATACCCAAAGCCAAAAGACAAATATTGTCAATCTCATAAAACTTAATgactttcaataaatttatcatCGTCCCAACGACTAAgacaattttaattcaaagttattttttcaataagatatttaattcatatactAATTTCGaggtctttttaaaaaaactttttaaaggtatttttttaaactttcaacaattatgtattattttttaaacaaaacgtCAACAATTTCCATTCAAGCTAACTATAGTCCAACCTCTTTTTGGTtaaggatatttttttaatagcattttttttatataaaatgcaAAGTTGATGGGcagttttaataatttaaccaaattacTTATTGGAAGAGAACTATAAAAACAACTCAtgaaaatttccaaaagtttGTTCATTATAGCAAAGAGTTCTGGAATGACAAAGATTGTAGCAGTAGCCTTGCATAATTGTAGTAGAAATAACAAAGTATCAACCTTTTTTAGATCtacttaaccaaaaaaaaaaccaagaaaaacaaaactaacaaGAGCAAAATCCCACCTTTCATCAATGACTACACTACACTAAATCTCAAGCAGTAACTGCGGCTTGGCTTGCCAGCCTCTTCCTGGCTTCTTCGATGATGGATAATTTAATACCCTTGCCCTTAGGTAGGGACACCCATGGCTTAGTCCCCTTGCCAACTGTGAACACATTGCCCAGCCGAGTAGCAAATTCGTGCCCAGTTGCATCCTGAATGTGGATTGTTTCAAAGCTTCCCTTATGCTTCTCCCTATTCTTTATCACTCCAACCCTGCCTCTGTTTCTTCCACCGGTAACCATCACAACATTTCCTACATCGAACTTGATGAAATCTGCAATCTTGTTGGACTCGAGGTCCAGCTTGATGGTGTCATTCGCCTTGATTAAAGGGTCAGGATAACGGATTGTGCGTCCATCATAGGTGTTCAGATAAGGGATGCCCTTTTGCCCAAACTGTACGGAGCGAACTTTGCACAGCTTATACTGCAAAAAGTAATATGAAAGTCAAGCTTAAATCGTCCAATTATATCATGAACCACAAACGGTGTCCAGCACCCAGCCTGTTACTACTCCAGAGGGTTATAAGATATTGAAATACTTCCCTACACTAACGTCACatgataataatttgaaaaggtAGAATGTCTCCCCAACTGGAGAAAGAGCTAAATCTCTCCCTTATGATTCATGAACAATTGATGCCAAAAACTTTGTAATTGCATCTATTTTACTTTGAAACTAGAATACTTTATACAACAAGATTGTAACAAATAGGTCAAATTTCAACATCAAAAGGACAGTAGCTAACCTTGGCCTCCTCATCCCTAACTGAGTGTAAACGAAATCGGCCTTTTGTGTCATAAAGAAGCCGGAAATTCTCACTTGTTTTGGGAATTGACACAACGTCTGAAGAGAAGGCACAGAAAAATATTAGTGTTGTgcttaaaaatgtaaatacaaAAGCAATAAACAGAATTGCATCTTCCACGAAGAACGGGAAGAAAATGctaaaacaaaatgatggTAGAATTAACACTAAAGCCCCCAGCCATTAGTAATAGCCTTCCTCTACCATGAGGTGCTTTTGTAAACTAGCTAAGAGTGAGTGAGTCAGATAGTTGATAAAATAAGTTGGTCtgttattttgaattgttaGCATTAATTACAAACCTGAAACCACTTTTCCCCGATAAATAAAGGCCATCTCCGCTCATTGAGAGCTGGAGAATATTATTCATTCAGAAGTACTCTTGGTTTTAGACCAATTGGTAATAGAGCTCCAAGAACCCTCAGACTATGACCAGAAAAAGGGTAGCAAACCCAATTGCTGGGGATCTATGCACGTGAAACCAAGAGGCAAAAAAAACACTTGTCCTCTATCCCAGAACAAGTGTAAGCTTGCAAGTAGCAAACCCAATTGCTGGGAATCATCCAGATGTTTGACACGCAGGTTCGAAATCAAATGTCTGAAAAGTAAATGCCTGTGAACTTATTTGATGGGACTCTAATGCCTAGGTATTATAAATGCCAGTATTTGGAAATCTGAATTTTCTGATGATGGTGTTTGGGGTGCTGATTTTGAATTCCTAGGTTTAGTTAATttgtttagttatttttattaattttacgtcctaaatttattttgtatcaaatttttaattgattttttttatattttgtacctctaatttaatttattgactctattgattttaataacaataatgtaaaaacaaaaaatttcaaaattagataacaataattttgattacacATGCATTAACATGAATGATCTAAGTAGGAATATTACAAAccattcacaaaatataacaaattatgtaATCAGATGGAGTTTACAAAAGTTCTAGTTAAGCAACATTAAAAATGGTctaatatgtttcaaaataataaaataagcaTAACCAAAAGGATCATTCAAAAGTGAAAATCAAATAGAGTTATGTTTAACTATAGttatggttttctttttatgacaCACATGTAATGTATCTAAAAATACTTCATCAAAAGAggtctaaataaaaataagtcaATTCAAGTGAGTCTGGAGTCTTTTAGTTAAATTgactaatgaaaaaaatgaaaaatgttattaaactaaaaatatttaatttatttaaaattttcactatattatcaatatactaatatttaatttatactcGAGATCACAATAGATAGGTCATcaattttcatgaaaaaatataacaaaataaacaaaatctcctaaaatgaaggaaagattaattttaaataaaaaatagaaaagagatcattaaaaaaaatgatctaataataatagttataaaaaaactccataagaaaagaaaatagaagaatgaaaaaataagtattttatataatattattgtgattAAATCAAAGACATATATGGAATGactcagaaaaaaaaagtttttcaaaaatttatttttattaatttttcatggTTTGCAAAAGTTGGAAAAGTGGTGGTCGAAAGTTCGTCAACCGAGTTTGTCAGAAATGACACCTAGTGGTCGACTGACAATGGTCACTAGGGTGGTGTTTGTAGTTGATGATTTTCTagattgaattagaaaaaaaagtaatccATGGGCTTGAATAGTGTTTACTATTCAATCCCATGAGAAAGAGTGTAGGAAGCCTTGGTGAAGACGGTCATTGATCAACAGTTGTCAATTTTAAGACAATTGGTTGGTCATCGACCATCATGGCAATCGATCGTCAAGGGTTATGGCTATTGACCATTTACCATCAATAAGATCGTTTGTTAATAGGCATGAGATCGATAATTAATGATAACGATTGGTTGTCGTCAATCAAGATGTTCATTGATAATCAACGATCAGGACGATCTACAATGACAATCTGGAGCCAACGAGTAAAACAATCGGTTGTTGTGACCGTCGATCGATCATGATCGATCATCGTGGTTGATCATGAAGTTGGCTAACAATTGTTGCCAACGATCATTGATAAGACGTTGAAgtgaaattttttctaaaacatatgacattaaataattataaaaaaaacatattccAAACCCCTTAATCCCAGGAATTTTATTCCAAGGGAACAAACATGGGTTTGGCTTCAAATGCCAAACCCCCTAATTCCAAAGCCACGAGCCAAACACCCCAATAATGCCAAAAGAACCAATTCAAGAATGGAGGAAGAAAGGTAGGTGTGGCATGGGCAGCTGAGGCATGTTCAAAATCAGCAAGAAACCATTGAAGAAAGAGGTAAAAAAGTAGTCATTTTCGCCAAAGACAGTTCCAGTTCCAAGAACGCCAAGAACCTCGACCAAATTTTCAAGAATGATACCAACAATTTCAAGAATGAGATTCTTCAAGTGAGGAAGATCAAGAAAATGACTTTGTTAATTATAGAAGACAAGACAATCAACATGTGGCAAGAGAAGATCATTATGATTACAAGATGAAGATAGATTTGCCACTTCATAGTGGGAAATGTGATATTGAAGTATTCTTGGATAAAGAACACCGATAATTTCTTtgcatattataatatatgaataacTTTGAGCATAAAAAGGGGCAACCGGTGGCCTTAAAACTAAGACCAAGTGCATCAACTTGGTGGGAACAACTCGAGGTCAATAGTAGAGGCAAGAAACCAATCCGTTTTTGGAAAAAGATGAAGTGTTTGATGAAGGAGCGTTACACCCACCCAGTTATGAACAAACACtataatcaatattaaaattgtgGACATGGCCTATGATCCATAGCTAATTACATTGAAGAATTCCACCGATTGGAAGCAAGAACAAATTAGGTGGAGAATGAGGAACACTTAATTGCAAGATTCATTGGTGGCATGTAGGTGGACATCAAAAAAGGTAAAACTACGACATTTTCAATTGTTAGTTGATGGAATTATTTGTGCTAAAAGAATGGACGAATTGAACAAAGTTCACTCCAAGAAGAATGCAAGAAAAAATCCTTGGAACACTTTGTAGgcaaaaaacaaccaaaatatggccattctttcaaaattcgAGTGAATAAGAgaactcaaaatttgaataacgGGCTCATAATGAGAAAGTGTTCTAACTGTAGCCAAACAAGATATTTGTCTAATGAAtgtaaacaaagaaaaacaatagcATATGGAGATGATGAAGAGAATTCTTTGGTTGGGTGAAAAAAGGTGGAGAGGCTCAACTAAATGAGATTTGCCTAGTTACTCTTTCAATTGGAAGTAAACACATGGACCGAATTGTTTGCAATATGTTAGATATGGACGTACATCACATTCTATTTGGAATACCTTGGCAATTTAATACTCGAACCTTGCATAATCGAACATTGCACAAGAGAAGAGAGAATACTTATGAATTTCAATGGATGGGGAGAAAGTGGTATTACTCccattgaataataaaaatgatgacAGAGTTAGTTCTAAGAAAGATCGCAACAATCATTAGCTTAGCACAATCAGTGGAAAAATGTTTGATAACGAAAGGGAGGTTGATATATTGGACCTTGTGATAGTTGAAAAGGCAGAAGAGACAATAGTAAACCTCCTCTAGAAGTACagaagttgtttgatgagttcCAAAGACAGTAAGTTTTGATGTTGCGGTGGTTGTGATAGATCAATTAAGTAAAATGGCCCTTGGCTTAGGAAAAATCTCAGAGGGTGCTTAACTTTGTAGAAGGGGACCTTGTAATTCATCTACGCAAAGCTAGATTTCCTACTGGCACTTACAATGAATTGAAGATAGGCAATTGGGCCTTTCAAAGTGTTACCAGTGTTTTCAAAGCGCAAGCCACAAGGCACACCTCAAGGCAACAAGTCACTTCATTGCCTCTAGGCAAGAGGCAACAAAGAGGTGTCACCAGAGCGAAGCAAGAcgcaataaataaataaatgaataaaatattgattgttaaagccttaaaattaattaatactaaagactaaatataaataacataaaaaacaatgaagtATAACACTAAGCCTAAAGCGTAGGGGGCACTATAACCGAAGGAAAACAATCTCAAAATGATGAGTGATTACTTCACTAATTCAGTTCATAAAATCAACAGTCAATtccaagaataaaaaaaaaacaatttagcATGCTCTTATAATAACACCTATAGTGGCACTCTAAAAAAGGGTCAGTAGACATTGGAATTCAAACAATGGTAAGGTTACAAAGTTCAAGATAACGTACCCATGAAACCAGCAGGGAAAGTCTTGTCTGTCCTAACCTTCCCATCGACCAAAACATGTCGTTGCATTAATATTGCAATTACCTCACGGTACGTGAGGGCATATTTGAGTCGGTTTCTCAATATAAGGATCAAAGGGAGGCATTCCCTCGACTTGTGAGGTCCAGATGAAGGTTTGGGGGCCTACAAAGAGATTTGAGAGGTAGAACTGTCAGAAATAAGCGTAATGCATAAACtcgagagaaaaaataaaataaatgaaacaacaAATTTGACTCACAAATGCACCACCAAGCTTGTCAAGCATCCAATGCTTCGGAGCATTGAGCCTCTTTAAATGCTTCTTCAGTCCCCTTGCCTGTCATCGCCATAGGCAtttatttcaaagaaaaatgtgtcTATTTAGAACAACAAAACACAAGCATATACACAGAAATCCGCACATCatgaggaaaaataaataacagtGGACAAAACCGTGCCAATGGCAATACTCATCTTGCATGTAGAATACAGTCCCATACAAGGACacataaatcaatttatacttAAATAGAACGAAGCCATTGGTGAAAACTTTCACATCGTTGTGCCCAGAAAATTGTCTcagaaaattaacaaaatgaagaagtaaCCACATAAAAAAGTAATCCACCTGAAGACGAACAAGAGACCCAAAACAGATACGGAAGTCTAAAACTCCAGAAGGATAGAAGGAAAAATAGAATGCACAAATGaaacaagagaagaaagagCTAAATGAGATCACTGACCATATTTCGGAGCTAAACTAGAGTCGGCAGCTGTGGGGAGGAAGCAGCGGCGTGGCGTTTGTGGAAGATGCTAGGGTTCTCTCAGAGACGAAAAGGAGAAGaggaattttgtatttaagtAATTGTCGAGCACGTGCCTTCAAAGTGtttcattgttttattttattagggTTAATGTGATGATGCAAACTatttcacaaatattttaaattctcaattattttcattaataatacttacttatttatttttattgatgtgttcatttttttttttttcatcttctatGTTAGGCCAAGTTATCATTCTatgtaatattgtttttcttatcaaaCACAATTggaatgtatttttaaaataattat
Coding sequences within:
- the LOC101214671 gene encoding 40S ribosomal protein S4-3, which encodes MARGLKKHLKRLNAPKHWMLDKLGGAFAPKPSSGPHKSRECLPLILILRNRLKYALTYREVIAILMQRHVLVDGKVRTDKTFPAGFMDVVSIPKTSENFRLLYDTKGRFRLHSVRDEEAKYKLCKVRSVQFGQKGIPYLNTYDGRTIRYPDPLIKANDTIKLDLESNKIADFIKFDVGNVVMVTGGRNRGRVGVIKNREKHKGSFETIHIQDATGHEFATRLGNVFTVGKGTKPWVSLPKGKGIKLSIIEEARKRLASQAAVTA